In a single window of the Anabas testudineus chromosome 19, fAnaTes1.2, whole genome shotgun sequence genome:
- the fbxw10 gene encoding CMT1A duplicated region transcript 1 protein, which yields MNSAEFGRTASVCELNSGTAEGCASMCGVCAPCVFAPKPPGFTQCSWKVSDEFKRRFVLELLLRCRNLPVLANIQNVLGVTSWTWFTYARSRSPGSPQHNPNRSAERAPDGKPLGTNMNKIWDWFSSSPDWIQSRYLCRILSRCDPELLRMVSNLSSVLLIRHKRRFLQFNVSSCSNNQHDQDNEDSEDPALMVVPGSSKSVSGVSRYRDFISCLPVDLSKRILGLLEEHTLRRCQKVCRHWHHLAKETMEEMKFRTNFQDQIRAMMMRCKAGTIVSPTYANLVEVLIPTTDEETVDVHPSVQKAVPFEAAYTKVKTKTVQMEERNVYCGAYFTKVLLNKEDSHRVVDYRGRTLMATGSKDRVVHLFYVASETKLVSVLKGHVASIRAVLLCEDRNLVITASGDASIRCWNLKTDRCEMALYGHTGSVNCLDVHADRLVSGAKDCLVKVWNLNTGKHFEDLNFKHPASIQCVKISTTNVYSSCDRGFVKIWDMEKASLVRVIDGHRCSVKCLFLDEWHLLSGDINGQVMAWSINYRAKECLITFDHPKEVKSLTLVYLRVVTGCVDGIIRIFNFLTGDCLRDITAESETGRLLSLHFSENSILVNTTSSVKLYQFAKVFWDYTDSAERGQGDVAHNSLTAEKAGTSHRKLSFTSAGADHMAQVVSCSQTTNDHDNKKPERADLLHRPCFLSSPTKFKTQTTDHYEPDQQSLMLSEKATSERIKKRGLHHPLTRDSILLRVNAIQRARCTDEVSINMEWNARLRDSWGPHTLQEPLHADLQPLKHKLHICPLWHSHDDHPRRAKSCVPTVKTVSQNITNTLGKRPVTTAPDTMRRCRLCSCSKTAQPQNVSTYTVTHCVKTGTNLPTINTFRPVQRAARVQAGHRSSV from the exons ATGAACTCGGCCGAATTTGGCAGAACTGCGTCCGTGTGCGAGCTCAACTCTGGCACAGCGGAGGGATGCGCCAGCATGTGCGGGGTGTGCGCGCCGTGCGTCTTTGCCCCCAAACCGCCGGGGTTCACCCAGTGTTCGTGGAAGGTGTCGGATGAATTCAAGAGGAGATTCGTGCTGGAGTTGCTCTTGCGCTGCAGAAACCTCCCAGTGCTCGCAAACATCCAGAATGTGCTCGGAGTCACGTCCTGGACTTGGTTTACTTACGCAAGGTCAAGAAGTCCAGGTTCACCTCAACATAACCCGAACCGCAGCGCAGAACGAGCTCCGGACGGGAAACCACTTGGCACCAATATGAATAAGATCTGGGACTGGTTCAGCAGCAGCCCCGACTGGATACAGTCGCGTTATCTGTGTCGTATTTTGTCGCGTTGTGACCCCGAACTTTTACGCATGGTCTCCAACCTGAGCAGTGTGCTTCTGATCAGACACAAACGAAGGTTTCTACAATTTAATG TGAGTAGCTGCAGTAACAATCAACACGATCAGGACAATGAAGACTCAGAGGATCCTGCTCTTATGGTGGTCCCTGGATCCTCAAAGTCTGTGTCTGGAGTCAGCCGATACCGAGACTTCATTAGCTGCCTACCTGTTGATCTGTCAAAGAGGATCCTAG GTCTGTTAGAGGAACACACTCTCAGACGCTGCCAGAAAGTGTGCAGACACTGGCATCACCTCGCAAAGGAAACCATGGAGGAAATGAAGTTCAGAACTAATTTCCAGGATCAAATCAGGGCGATGATGATG AGGTGCAAAGCTGGTACTATAGTGAGTCCTACTTATGCCAACTTAGTTGAAGTCCTCATCCCAACAACAGATGAGGAGACAGTGGATGTTCATCCTAGTGTCCAAAAG GCCGTGCCATTTGAAGCTGCTTATACCAAagtcaaaaccaaaacagtgcaAATGGAAGAGAGAAATGTTTACTGTGGTGCATATTTTACCAAAGTGCTGCTGAACAA AGAGGACTCTCATCGGGTGGTGGACTACAGAGGCAGAACACTGATGGCCACGGGCTCTAAGGACCGGGTGGTGCATCTGTTTTATGTTGCATCCGAAACAAAGCTCGTGTCCGTGTTGAAGGGCCACGTAGCCAGCATTCGGgcagtgctgctctgtgagGACAGGAACCTGGTGATAACTGCGAGCGGAGATGCAAGTATCag GTGTTGGAATTTGAAGACGGACAGGTGTGAGATGGCGCTGTATGGTCACACTGGCTCTGTCAACTGCCTGGACGTCCATGCTGATAGACTTGTCTCAGGGGCTAAAGACTGCCTAGTAAAAG TGTGGAATCTAAACACAGGGAAGCATTTTGAGGATTTGAATTTCAAGCACCCAGCCTCCATCCAGTGTGTGAAGATCAGCACCACGAACGTGTACAGCAGCTGTGATCGGGGCTTTGTCAAAATATGGGACATGGAGAAGGCATCGCTTGTCAGG GtgattgatggccacaggtgCTCCGTTAAGTGCCTGTTCTTAGATGAATGGCACCTTCTATCTGGGGACATTAATGGTCAGGTCATGGCGTGGAGCATCAACTATCGCGCTAAAGAGTGCCTCATAACCTTTGACCACCCAAA GGAGGTCAAATCTCTGACCCTCGTCTACCTGCGTGTTGTTACCGGCTGTGTGGATGGAATCATCCGGATCTTTAATTTTCTCACTGGAGACTGTTTGAGAGACATCACAGCGGAGAGTGAAACAGGCCGTTTGCTGTCTTTGCACTTCAGTGAAAACAG CATATTAGTGAACACGACCTCTTCTGTGAAGCTCTACCAGTTTGCCAAAGTGTTCTGGGATTACACAGATTCAGCGGAGCGAGGCCAGGGTGATGTGGCTCACAACAGCTTGACAGCAGAGAAAGCCGGCACTTCACACAGAAAGCTTTCCTTTACCTCAGCTGGGGCAGATCACATGGCACAAGTGGTTTCATGCAGTCAAACGACGAATGACCACGACAACAAGAAGCCAGAGAGAGCTGACCTGCTTCACCGTCCCTGCTTCCTGTCCAGTCCCactaaatttaaaacacaaa ccACAGATCACTATGAGCCTGATCAACAGTCACTGATGCTGAGCGAGAAGGCAACTTCTGAACGGATCAAAAAGAGGGGTCTTCACCATCCTCTGACACGGGACTCCATCCTCCTCAGGGTCAATGCCATCCAGAGGGCGCGGTGCACGGACGAAGTCAGCATCAACATGGAGTGGAACGCAAGGCTGCGAGACTCCTGGGGTCCTCACACACTTCAGGAGCCACTGCACGCAGACCTCCAGcctctgaaacacaaactgcatATATGTCCACTCTGGCACTCACATGATGATCATCCCAGGAGGGCCAAGTCCTGTGTCCCCACTGTGAAGACTGTTAGtcaaaatattacaaacacaTTAGGGAAGAGACCAGTCACCACTGCTCCTGACACCATGAGGCGATGCCGGCTTTGTTCATGCTCTAAAACAGCTCAGCCTCAAAATGTTAGCACATACACAGTTACACACTGTGTAAAGACTGGCACCAACTTACCTACGATTAACACTTTTAGACCCGTTCAGAGAGCAGCGAGGGTTCAGGCAGGTCACAGAAGCTCAGTTTGA